The Pandoraea vervacti DNA window GGCCGCGCGCTACGACCGGGGCTTTGAGCGGATGGTGCCGGAATACCGATGGTTTCCCGCCGCGATGCCGGAAATCGCCAGAGCCGTATCCACCGGCTACGGGAACCCGGACGAATATCCCGTCGACGGGCGCGGCGTGACATACACACTGGGCTTTACGGGCATCAAACGGCTGGGAACCGCGCAGTTCTATCTGATGGTCGCCAAGGACAAGAACGGCAAAGATTTCGATGGGCGCAGCACCTACCGTCTGGTCGTGCCCCCCAACGCCCCGGTCGCGCAATACTGGTCGGCAACGGCGTACGATCGGCAGACGCATGCGCTGATCCGAAACATGCCCAAAGCGAGCGTGGCGTCCACGACCACGGGTATCGCAAAAAATGCGGACGGCTCGGTCGACATCTACTTCGGCCCGAAAGCGCCCGAGGGCAAACAAGCCAATTGGGTCCCCACCGATCCGCACGGGAAATTCGAACTGCTGTTCCGGCTCTACGAACCCCAGAAGGCATTCTTCGACAAGCAATGGCGATTGCCAGACGTCGAAAAGATCGATTGAATCGCGTACGGCCGGTGATCACGCGTGAGGAGGCTTCGTGGGAGAGGTCTGTGCTTCGCAGCCTTGCGCGCAGCCGTTCACGAAGGCGGCGAGCACTTCGAGCCGCTTGTAACCGTACGTCAGTTGCAATGTTGCAGGGCGCTTGCCGTAGTGGATGGCGATCCAGCTAAAAGCCAATGCGGCCGCATCGCTCACCATATGCCCGGCGTCCGCCAGCAGCGCCAGCGACCCGGAGAGCACGCCGCCGACGATTTCGATGACCATGAAGACGGCAATCAGGACGAAGGCGATGCCGATTCGCCGCTGATCGGTCACGCCTCTGGCGTGGCTGTGGCCTGCATGGTTGTGGCCGGCATGCCCGGCATGATCGTGGCGCGCGTGTCGGTGCCCCTCATGCCCGTGCCGATGATCGTCGCGATCATGATCGGGGTCATAAGGACCGTCGTGCGAGTTGCGCGACGTGTCGGGCATTCGGGGGACCTCGCGTCGAGTTGAGACGATTCTGATCCTGACGGGTGGCGAACGCCCGCGAGGGTCAAGCCTCCAATCTTCGCCCTCGCCCTATCACACCATTCGGCCCGTAGCCGACGTCGATGTCGACAAAGCCGGCGCGCGAGAACCAGCCCGACACGTCGGCAATGGACTGCGGATGATCGTGTGCGGGTGAATACATGTCGAACGTGTCGAGAATGGCCCAGTCGCGGTTAATCTCGTCTGGCAGGCCAAGATGGGAATACTCGCAGATCGGACTGATACGAGCGCCTGCACGGCCCCCGAGTCTTCGCAGCAGCCTGGTGACTGGAATCAAAGGCGGGGTGGCCGTCGCCACGACCTTGTAGAGAGTTTGCGGGCTCATGCGCATTGTGATGGGGCGCAAGAGGTACTTCCATTGCAGCACCGAAACGACGCTGCGCGTATAAGCGTCGACAACAAGTTCGCCGCCCGGACGTACCATGGCGGCAAGACTCTCG harbors:
- a CDS encoding cation diffusion facilitator family transporter; this translates as MTDQRRIGIAFVLIAVFMVIEIVGGVLSGSLALLADAGHMVSDAAALAFSWIAIHYGKRPATLQLTYGYKRLEVLAAFVNGCAQGCEAQTSPTKPPHA